One segment of Chionomys nivalis chromosome 3, mChiNiv1.1, whole genome shotgun sequence DNA contains the following:
- the LOC130870726 gene encoding keratin-associated protein 8-1, protein MYYTDFEGSVFPGCYWGSYGYPLGYSVGCGYGSTYSPVGYGLGYGYNGCGAYRRYWPYALY, encoded by the coding sequence ATGTACTACACCGACTTTGAGGGCTCTGTCTTCCCAGGGTGCTACTGGGGCAGCTATGGTTACCCCCTGGGGTACAGCGTTGGCTGCGGCTATGGCAGCACCTACTCTCCAGTGGGCTATGGCCTTGGCTATGGCTACAATGGCTGTGGGGCTTACAGAAGATACTGGCCATATGCTCTCTACTGA